In Herbaspirillum sp. WKF16, one genomic interval encodes:
- a CDS encoding ATP-dependent helicase yields the protein MPPDLATPDADALPPTAADPFARLNAEQRAAVEHGSKLPPARQSPLLIVAGAGSGKTNTLAHRVARLVLDGADPHRILLLTFSRRAAADMGRRVGQVIRQVMGLAPSAAPPELQWSGTFHAIGARLLRDYAAQIGLEPDFTIQDRGDSEDLMGLLRHELGLSATDKRFPLKGTCLNIYSRAVNTREDLGQVLQAHFPWCREWEAQLAGLFERYVDAKEEQHVLDYDDLLLFWCDMLSDEELARLVGERFDHVLVDEYQDTNRLQADILRRMKPDGAGVTAVGDDAQSIYSFRGATVRNILDFPALFAQPARVLTLEQNYRSTQPILAASNAVIADAPERHHKNLWSDRPSSQKPQLVLIPDEVEQARWVANRVLAHREEGMTLKSQAVLFRTATHSAALELELARRNIPFVKFGGLKFLESTHIKDLLSLLRLAHNPSGRMAGFRALQLIPGVGPATARKVLDLMAAAQDPADILLNFAAPANIALQWQAFADTYALMRRAAAPWPTDVNAARDWYLPQLERKYEDASARAADIEQLAALAGGYASREKFLTELTLDPPESSSDYSAPPYRDEDYLTLSTIHSAKGQEWRSVHVLNVVDGCIPSDLATGNEAEIAEERRLLYVAMTRAKEHLHLVVPQRFYITQQTPQGDRHVNAIRSRFVTPRMLPHFEDSLWLSAETNGARTPVPDSVKMLVRQRAKNAWKKT from the coding sequence ATGCCTCCCGATCTCGCCACGCCCGACGCCGACGCCCTGCCCCCTACCGCGGCCGATCCCTTCGCCAGGCTCAACGCCGAACAGCGCGCCGCCGTCGAGCACGGCAGCAAGCTGCCGCCGGCCCGGCAAAGCCCGCTGCTGATCGTGGCCGGGGCCGGCTCCGGCAAGACCAATACGCTGGCGCATCGCGTGGCCCGGCTGGTCCTGGACGGCGCCGATCCGCACCGCATCCTGCTGCTCACCTTCTCGCGCCGCGCCGCCGCCGACATGGGCCGGCGCGTGGGCCAGGTGATCCGCCAGGTGATGGGCCTGGCGCCTTCGGCCGCGCCGCCCGAGCTGCAGTGGTCGGGCACCTTCCACGCCATCGGCGCGCGCCTGTTGCGCGACTACGCGGCGCAGATCGGGCTGGAGCCGGACTTCACCATCCAGGATCGCGGCGACTCCGAGGACCTGATGGGCCTGCTGCGCCATGAGCTGGGGCTCTCAGCCACCGACAAGCGCTTTCCGCTGAAGGGCACCTGCCTCAACATATACTCGCGCGCGGTCAACACCCGCGAAGACCTGGGCCAGGTGCTGCAGGCGCACTTCCCCTGGTGCCGCGAATGGGAGGCGCAATTGGCCGGGCTGTTCGAGCGCTACGTCGACGCCAAGGAAGAACAGCACGTGCTGGACTACGACGACCTGCTGCTGTTCTGGTGCGACATGCTCAGCGACGAGGAGCTCGCACGCCTGGTGGGCGAGCGCTTCGACCATGTGCTGGTGGACGAGTACCAGGACACCAACCGCCTGCAGGCCGATATCCTCCGCCGTATGAAGCCCGACGGCGCCGGCGTCACCGCGGTAGGCGACGACGCCCAGTCGATCTACTCCTTCCGCGGCGCCACGGTGCGCAACATCCTCGACTTCCCGGCCCTGTTCGCCCAACCCGCGCGGGTGCTGACGCTGGAGCAGAACTACCGCTCCACGCAACCGATCCTGGCCGCTTCCAACGCCGTCATCGCCGACGCGCCGGAGCGCCATCATAAAAACCTGTGGAGCGACAGGCCGTCCTCGCAGAAGCCGCAGCTGGTGCTGATCCCGGACGAGGTGGAGCAGGCCCGCTGGGTCGCCAACCGGGTGCTGGCGCACCGCGAGGAGGGCATGACGCTCAAGTCGCAGGCGGTGCTGTTTCGCACCGCCACCCACAGCGCGGCGCTGGAGCTGGAACTGGCCCGGCGCAACATCCCCTTCGTCAAGTTCGGCGGCCTGAAATTCCTGGAAAGCACGCACATCAAGGACCTGCTCTCGCTGCTGCGGCTGGCGCACAACCCCAGCGGCCGCATGGCGGGCTTTCGCGCGCTGCAGCTGATCCCCGGCGTGGGCCCGGCCACCGCCAGGAAAGTGCTGGACCTGATGGCGGCGGCGCAGGATCCGGCCGACATCCTCCTCAACTTCGCCGCGCCGGCCAACATCGCGCTGCAATGGCAGGCCTTCGCCGACACCTACGCGCTGATGCGCCGCGCCGCCGCGCCCTGGCCGACCGACGTCAACGCCGCGCGCGACTGGTACCTGCCGCAGCTGGAACGCAAATATGAAGACGCCTCCGCCCGCGCCGCCGATATCGAGCAACTGGCCGCGCTGGCCGGCGGCTACGCCTCGCGCGAGAAATTCCTGACCGAGCTCACGCTCGACCCGCCCGAGTCCAGCAGCGACTACTCCGCCCCGCCCTACCGCGACGAGGATTACCTGACGCTGTCCACCATCCATTCGGCCAAGGGCCAGGAATGGCGTTCGGTGCATGTGTTGAACGTGGTGGACGGCTGCATCCCGTCCGACCTGGCCACCGGCAACGAGGCCGAGATCGCCGAAGAGCGGCGCCTGCTCTACGTGGCCATGACGCGCGCCAAGGAACACCTGCACCTGGTGGTGCCGCAGCGCTTCTACATCACGCAGCAGACGCCCCAGGGCGACCGCCACGTCAACGCCATCCGCAGCCGCTTCGTCACGCCGCGCATGCTGCCGCACTTCGAGGACAGCCTGTGGCTCTCGGCCGAAACCAACGGCGCCCGCACCCCGGTGCCGGACAGCGTGAAGATGCTGGTGCGGCAGCGGGCGAAGAATGCGTGGAAGAAGACATAG
- a CDS encoding lipoprotein-releasing ABC transporter permease subunit, with amino-acid sequence MSLIKNLPFEWLVGIRYTRAGKRSGRNSFISFISLISMAGIALGVAALIVVLSVMNGFQKEVRDRMLSVLAHIEVFDASGAMRDWEAVAKQTFQNKEVLGAAPYVAAQAMMTRDDNVRGVLVRGVLPDQEPKVSDVAKQIKQGDFGALKAGEFNIVLGGELARSLRVGLGDKVTLIAPQGQVTPAGVLPRLKQFTVGGIFEAGHYEFDSSLAFIHLQDAETLFRLDAPTGVRLRIRDMLQAPQVTQQLAGTLTGDLYLRDWSQQNSNWFAAVKTEKRMMFIILTLIIAVAAFNLVSTLVMTVTDKQADIAILRTLGASPGSILKIFMIQGALVGLIGTAIGIGLGVAVALNIDVVVPAIERAFHVQFLPKSIYVISELPSDLIWSDVYTIGGVAVVLAFLATLYPSWSAARVKPAEALRYE; translated from the coding sequence TTGAGTCTGATTAAAAACCTGCCGTTCGAATGGCTGGTCGGCATCCGCTATACGCGCGCCGGCAAGCGCAGCGGCCGCAACAGCTTCATCTCTTTCATTTCCCTCATTTCCATGGCCGGCATCGCGCTGGGCGTGGCCGCGCTGATCGTGGTGCTCTCGGTCATGAACGGCTTCCAAAAGGAAGTGCGCGACCGCATGCTGTCGGTGCTGGCGCATATCGAAGTGTTCGACGCTTCGGGCGCCATGCGCGACTGGGAGGCCGTGGCCAAGCAGACCTTCCAGAACAAGGAAGTGCTGGGCGCCGCGCCCTACGTGGCGGCGCAGGCCATGATGACACGCGACGACAACGTGCGCGGCGTGCTGGTGCGCGGCGTGCTGCCGGACCAGGAGCCGAAGGTCTCGGACGTGGCCAAGCAAATCAAGCAGGGCGACTTCGGCGCGCTCAAGGCCGGCGAATTCAACATCGTGCTGGGCGGCGAACTGGCGCGCAGCCTGCGCGTGGGCCTGGGCGACAAGGTCACGCTGATCGCGCCGCAGGGGCAGGTCACGCCGGCCGGCGTGCTGCCGCGCCTGAAGCAGTTTACGGTGGGCGGCATCTTCGAGGCCGGCCACTATGAGTTCGACTCCTCGCTGGCCTTCATCCACCTGCAGGACGCGGAAACCCTGTTCCGCCTCGACGCCCCGACCGGCGTGCGGCTGCGCATCCGCGACATGCTGCAGGCGCCGCAGGTGACCCAGCAGCTGGCCGGCACGCTGACTGGCGACCTCTACCTGCGCGACTGGTCGCAGCAGAACAGCAACTGGTTCGCCGCGGTCAAGACCGAGAAGCGCATGATGTTCATCATCCTCACGCTGATCATCGCGGTGGCCGCCTTCAACCTGGTCTCGACGCTGGTGATGACGGTCACCGACAAGCAGGCCGACATCGCCATCCTGCGCACGCTGGGCGCCTCGCCCGGCTCCATCCTCAAGATCTTCATGATCCAGGGCGCGCTGGTGGGCCTGATCGGCACCGCCATCGGCATCGGCCTGGGCGTGGCGGTGGCGCTGAACATCGACGTGGTGGTGCCGGCCATCGAACGCGCCTTTCACGTGCAGTTCCTGCCCAAGAGCATCTATGTGATTTCCGAGCTGCCGTCCGACCTGATCTGGTCCGACGTCTACACCATCGGCGGGGTGGCGGTGGTGCTGGCCTTCCTGGCCACGCTCTACCCGAGCTGGTCGGCCGCCCGCGTCAAACCGGCGGAGGCGCTGCGCTATGAGTAA